ACTCCGTCATCGCGCGCGCCTTGCACGTTTCCTCGACGAAGCGGATGCCCGCGTTCAGGAAGAACGAGATGCGCCCAAAAACGCGGAGCAGGGCACTTGCGGCGACGTCGCCGCGCGCCTTCACGGCGTCGAGCACGGCGATCGCGTTGGCGAAGGAGTACGCGATCTCCTGCACCGGCGTCGCGCCGGCTTCCTGCAGGTGATAGGAGCAGATGTTGATCGGATTCCACTTCGGGATCGCGTCGACCGTGAACGCGATCATGTCGCTGATCAGGCGGATCGATGGCTCCGGCGGAAACACGTACGTCCCGCGCGACAGGTACTCCTTGACGATGTCGTTCTGCGTCGTGCCCGAGAGCTTGCTCGCGGCGACGCCCTGGCGCTCCGCGGCGGCGACGTAGAGCGCGAGCAGCCACGCGGCCGTCGCGTTGATCGTCATCGAGGTGTTCATGCGGTCCAGCGGGATCCCGCGGAACAGCGTGTCCATGTCCTCGATCGAGCCGACCGGCACGCCGACTTTGCCGACCTCGCCACGCGCGAGGGGGTGGTCGCTGTCGTAGCCGGTCTGCGTGGGCAGATCGAACGCGACGGAAAGGCCCGTTTGCCCCTTCGCGAGATTCGTGCGGTAGAGCGCGTTGCTCGCCTCGGCGGACGAGTGCCCCGAGTACGTTCGGAACACCCAGGGTTTCTCGCGCTCCGCCATCACGCCTCCGCCGAAAACTCAGAGATCGGCGAGGCTACCCGAGCGCGTGAGGGCTCGAAACGAAAACGCCCGGCGCGAAGGCCGGGCGTTTTGGGAAAGCGCAGGGTCTAGAAGCGGCGTCGGCCGAACGTCGCGAGCCCGGCGATGCCGGTGAGCGCGAGCGCTGCCAATGCCGGCTCGGGCACCGGCTGGCCCACGAACTCGATGTTGCCCCGAACCGTGAGAGTGACTCCGTTGTGCACGAACTCGGCGAGCTTCACGCCCTGGAAGCTGAGCCGCGACGTGGCCGGGTCGTACAGGATCGTGACGTCGAGCGCGCTGACCGACAGCGTCCCGAAGATCGGAACACTCGGGACCGTCACCGGCGTGGTCGCATCGACCATCGATCCCAGGTACGCGACGTCGAGCGGGCCGATCGAGATGTTGTACGGGTTGGTGGTGTCGCCCGTGGAGGCGAAGCCGGCGCCAGGCGCCACGTTCACCTTCAGCAGAAGCGCGTTGTAGGCGCCCGGCAGCGCCGACGCCCAGATCGCCAGGTTCATCGCGGTCAGGTCGAGGTCGGAGACGACGCCGGTCGTTGGGTCGAACACGAGAAAGCCCGAGTCCAATTGACCTTGACCGCTCGCGATCAGAGTGTTGCCCGCCCAAACATGGAGCGTCATCGCCCCCTGGTCGGGCACGAAGTTGAGTGGTGCGGCTTGAAGAGCGCCGGGTAGCGCGAGGGCGAGCAGCAGCAGCAGCGGACGCAGTAGTCGCATGTAGGACTCCGGAGATGGGAGCAGCACGGGAAGCGCAACAGCAATTGCCATGCCGCACGGCTCCACGCGTGTAAGTCCGCGAAACAGCAGAAGTTCGAGATTGGCGACTGCCCACGAGATGGAACTCTCGTTCCGCGTGCGGAAGAAGTTTTCCGTGCGGCCTCGGCGTTCGCCGCGTGCCATCTTGGCCCGATGCTGACTGCACTCGACCACTTCGTGATCGCCGTTCGCGACCTCACCTCCGCGCAGCGCAGCTACGCACGCCTGCTCGGGCGCGCCGCAACCTGGCGCGGCGAGCACCCGGCCCTCGGCACTGAGAACGCGCTGTTTCGGCTCGAGAACACGTACCTCGAGCTGCTCGCGCCAGCGGCTGGCGCCGGACGCTGGCTCGGTGACTGGCTCGACGCGAGCGGCGAGGGCGTCTTCGCGCTCGCGTTCGCGACCCCCGATGCCGAGGCGTTTCGCGCGCACGCGCAAGCGCGCGGGCTCGCGCCGAGCGCGCTGCAGCCGGGCCTCGGGCGCGACTCGGACTCGGGGGCGTTTCGCAAGTGGCGCAACGTGCTGCTCGATCGAGCCGCGACCCACGGCCTGCAGCTCTTCGCGATCGAGCATCTCTCGCCGCCCGACCTTCTGCCGCTCTCGCCCGCGACCGACGAGAACGCGGGCGCGACGACCGACTCCGTCGATCACCTCGTGATCGCGACGCCCGATGCCGAGCGCGCGAAGTCGCTCTACGGCGAGGCGCTCGGGATTCGACTCGGCCTCGACAAGGAGTTTCCTTGGGGCGCGCGTCAGCAGTTTTTCCGGCTCGGCCACTTCACGCTCGAGGTGGTGTCGTCGCTGAAGCCGGACGCGCCGCGCACCGGCCCCGACCGTCCAGCGGGTGTCGCCTATCGCGTCGCGGATGCACCCGCCGCGCATGCGCGCCTCAGCGAAGCGGGCTTCGACCTCACGCCCTGCAAACCCGGACGCAAGCCCGGCACCTTCGTGTTCACGGTGAAGTCGGGAACCTGCGGCGTGCCCACGCTGATGATTCAGCCCTCGGTCTCGGAGCGTCGGCCCGGCTAAGGTCGCCCCTCGCCCGGAGTGATGCGATGTCCGCCGCCCCCCAACTCGTTAGGCCCGAGTTCCCCGCCGATCTCGAAGGAGCGATTCGCGCGCTGAAGCGCGAGCGCAACGCGGTGCTGCTCGCGCACTACTACCAGGAATGCGAGATCCAGGATCTCGCGGATTTCGTCGGCGACTCGCTCGCGCTCGCGCAGGCTGCGACCCGCGTCGAGCGCGACGTGATCGTGTTCTGCGGCGTTCATTTCATGGCCGAGACCGCGAAGATCCTGAATCCGACGCGCAAGGTCGTGGTGCCCGATCTCGAGGCGGGCTGCTCGCTCGCCGACGGCTGCCCGCCGAGGGACCTCGCCGCGTTCAAGGCGCAGCACCCCGGCGCGAAGCTGCTCTCCTACATCAACTGCTCCGCGGAAGTGAAGGCGATGAGCGACCTGATCTGCACCTCGTCGAACGCGGTCGCGATGGCGCGCCACTTCGACGGGCAGAAGCTCATCCTCGCGCCGGACCGTCACCTCGCGAAGTGGATGGGCGAGCAGCTCGGGCGCGACGACCTGATCGTGTGGCCCGGCGCGTGCATCGTGCACGAGCAGTTCAGCGCGAAGGAGCTCGCGGCGCTGAAGGTGAAGCATGCGGACGCGGAGGTGCTGGCGCATCCCGAATGCGAGAGCGCCGTGCTCGCGCAAGCGGACTTCGTGGCCTCGACGACGGGCATCATCAAGCGCGCGGTCGAGTCGCGCGCGACGACGCTGATCATCGCGACGGAAGACGGCGTGTTCCACGAGATCGAGAAGCAGCTCGCGGCGGCAGGGAAAAAGAAGACGTTGATCCAGGCGCCGGGCATCGACGAGAGCTGCTCGTGCAACCGCTGCCCGTTCATGCGCCTCAACACGCTCGAGAAGCTCTACCTGTGCCTGCGCGACCTGGCGCCCGAGGTGACCGTGCCCGAAGACCTGCGCGTGAAGGCGCTCGCGCCGATCGAGCTGATGCTGAAGCTGTCGCGAAACCTCGCGCCGCAGCCGAAGCCGGCAGGCAGGGCGTGAGCAGCCACGGCGCAACCGGCTCGCGTCCGTGCGACGCGAGGGCGAACGGGGCCACCTCAACCGGGGCACCCCGATGATTCTCATTCACGGCGAATGTGGGAGCGGTCGAACGTCGGCGCTGCGCGCGATCGAGGCGGCGCCTCCGCCCGGGTTCCGCGCGGTTTACGTGCCGGTGCCGACGCTCGATCTCGTGGGCATCGCGTGTTGGTGTCTGGACTGTCTCGCGCTCGGCGCGCGAGCCGAGCCGGTCGCGGCGCTGCGAGATTTCGCGAAGCGGCAGCCCCTGCTGCTGTTGCTCGACGACGCCGAGCGCATGCCCCCCGCGACCGCCGAGTCGCTCGCGAGCCTGGCTCGGGAGAGCGCGGGCGCCATCACGTTGATCGGAGCGGGCGAAACGAGCTCGCGCAGCTGCGACTCGATCGCTGCGCTCGGTGTTCCCGAGCTCACCGTGGCGCTCGACGCGAGCTCGGCGGCGCGCGTCGAGGATGCTGCGCGCGCGGTGCGCGGGCAGCTCGCACCCGCGCTGCGCAGCGCACCCGCTGAGCCACCCTCGCACACGGCGCGCGCTTCGGCGCGGCTCGCTGGCGCAGAAACGCCGCGCCCCGTCCCGCGCGCCATCGTCGAAGCGCCGAGCCCCGCCGTCGCTCCCGCGCCGGTTCGCGACGACGCGATTCCTCCCGCGCCGCCGGCGGCTCCGGCCCCGCGCGAACCGCGAACGGTGCCGCTCAGCTTGGCGATCGCGCTCGCCGTGGGTGCGTTCCTGATCCCCGTCGCGTTCGGTGCGGGGCTGTGGCTCGGCAGGAGTGAGCCAGCGGGCCCGAGCGCGAACGAGGCGCGCACGCTGGAGCCGGTGCTACCCGCTGTCGCCGCGGCGCCGCCTACCGAGGAAGTCGTCACGGAACCGAAGCTCGCGCCGCGGGAGGCGCCTGCGCCGCTCGCGGCCGAGACGCGGCCGCCCGCCCGCGAGCAGCCGAGAGCAACCCCGCGCGTGCGCGCGAGTGCAGCGCGAGAACCGTCGCCTCGCGTGGCCGCGGCGCCCGAGCCGGCACGCGCGCCCGCCCAAGCGCAAATCGCGCCGCCTCCACCGGTGCGGCAGCCCCGGGCGTCGGTGCCCGAGGCACGCCGCGCCGCTCCGGTCGAAGACGAGTGGGGCGCGCCCGCGCTGATCAGCGTGACGCCGGGCGACGGGGGTCGATGACGAGCGCGCCACCGCGGTCGATCCACGTGAACGTGATCTCGGTTTCGACGTTCGGGCGATCCACCGCGACACCATTCTCGGTCCGCGGCGAGTAGAAGAAGCGCTGCGCGGCTTCGATCGCCGCCGCGTCGAACACGCCCGGCGGCTCGGCAAGCACGACCTGCACGTCCCTCGTCGTGCCGTCCGCGGCGACGGTGAACCGCAGCTTCACCCAGCCGGAGATTCCCGCGAGCTGCGCTTCCTGCGGATAACGCGGCGGCGGCCTGCGAATCGCTTTCACCTCTCTCACGTCGACGGACTGCGGCTACGTGTCGAGCGGCGGGACGAGCGGGGCCGCCTCCTCGGGAGCGGGCTCCGGCTCGCGCGCGGGCTCGGTGGCGACGCTGCACAGCTCCGGCGAAGGCGGCGACATGCGCTCCGCGCGGACGCCGCGAACGCGGTAGCAATACCGCACGCCCAAGCGAACGCTGCGGTCGGAGAAGCGCGTCGCGTCTCCCGAGACCCGCGCGATCAAGCGGAAGGACTCGCTGGGATCATCGACGCGCCGTTCGACCTGATAACTCTCCACCGCGACCGCGAGCGGCGCCCACTCGACGACGAGCTCGGCCGCGCGCGCGGAGGCGCTCGCGAGCACGAGCACGAGCACGGCGACCGTGTTGCATGTGGTGGCGCGAAGCATCGTGCGAGCCTCCACTCGCGGCGTCAGTTCTCGTAGAGCTTGATCACGCGCACCGCGCCCGCGGGCGCGGCCTGGATGCAGAGATCGCACAGCACGCACTCGTCGAGGTTGTCCGCGACGATCTTCAGGGTGCCGTCCGCATTCTGGTCGAAGATGTCGACCGCGCACACGTCGGCGAGCTTCTTCGCGAGCGCGGCGTCCTTGGCGACGCTCGCGTCCACCTGCACGTCGATGAACAGCCCGGGCATTACAGCGTCACTCCCTTCGCCGCGAGGCGCTTGCGGATCAGCGCGGGGATCTCCTCGATGCGCTCGGCCACGCTGATTCCCGCCGCCTCCATGCGCGCGATCTTCTCCGCGGTCGTGTCTTCCTTGCCTTCGACGATCGTACCGGCGTGGCCGAAGCGCATGCCCTTCATCTCGTCCATGAAGCGGCCCGCCATGAACGCCACGATCGGCAGGCGCGACTTGTTGCGGGTTACCCACTCCGCGAGCTCGGCTTCCATGCGGCCGCCGGGCTCGGAGTAGATCGCGATCGCCTTCGTCTCCGCGTCGGCCTCGAACAGCGGCATCAGCTCGGCGTAGGTCGTGCCGACGATCGCGTCGCCGCCGATCGACACGCAGGTGCTCTGGCCGAGGCCCGCGGCTGTCAGGGTGGACGCGATCTCGGTGGTCATGCCGCCGCTGCGCGACATCACGCCGATGGGGCCATTCTTGTAGGCCTGCCGCGTGTTCGCCGCGGGGCCGCCGACGCCGCCCATCTTCGCTTCGCCGGGCGAGATCATGCCGAGGCAGTTCGGGCCGATGATGCGCGCGCCGCGCAGCGCCGCGAGCTCGACCATCTGCGCCACTTCCTTGCGCGGGATGTTCTCCGTGACGACGACGACGAGCTTGATGCCGTTCTCGAGCGCCTCGAACACCGCATCGCGCGTGAAGCGCGGCGGCACCGACACGATCGAGCCGTCCGGCTGCCCGTGCTTCGCGACGATCTCGCGCACCGTGTCGTAGACGGGCACGCCGTAGATGTCGCGCCCCGCGCGCCCCGGCGTCACGCCGCCGATGATCTTCGCACCGTAGGCGAGGTTCTCGCGCGTCAGGTTCACCGCCTCGCGGCCGGTGATGCCTTGAATGATGAAGGTCGTGTCTTTCGTGATGAGGATCGACATTTCGCTACGCCTTCATCTTCGCTACCGCGCGCCCCGCGGCTTCGTACATCGACACGCTGCGGTCGCAGAAGTCGACGCCGTACTTCTTCAAGATCTTGAAGCCTTCTTCCTCCCACGAGCCGGGGATGCGGAAGATCGCGATCACGTCGCTCGGCTTCTTGCCGGCCTCGAGGCAGCCCTTGATCACGCCGCGCGCGACGATGTCGACGCGCGTGTTCGAGACCACGTTCATCATCACCGCGATCTTCTCCACGCCGGGCTTCGAGAGGATCAGCTTGGTGAGATTCTTCGCCTTGCCCACGCTGGGGTTGCCGCCGATCTCGCAGTAGTTCGCGGGCTTGCCGCCGTGCTTGCGCACCGCGTCGAACAGCGTGAGCGAGCCGCCGCCGGCGCCGATGATGAGTCCCAAGTTGCCGTCGAACTCGACCACGTTGCCGGCCACGCCGCGGTGGTCCGCGGCGTTCACGCGCGCGCCGTCGAGCTCGAACTTCGTCGGCGGCCGCGCGAGGCGCGTCTCGTCGTCGCCGATGCCGAGCTCCGCGAGCAGCGGCTTGTGCGCGCCGCGCGCTTCGGCCTCCATGTCCACGTGGCCGTCGAGCACGATGAACTTGCCGTTCGTCAGCTTCGCGAGCGGATTGATCTCGGCGAGCGTGAGATCGAAGTCGAGGAACAGCTGCATCAGCTTGTAGACGATCGGGATCAGCGCGTTGAGGTCGTCCCCCGTCACGCCGACCGCGCTGATCGCCTCCTTCGCGACGCGCTCGCTGATCGGCAGGATCGAGGAGAAGTGCGTGCGCGAGAGATGCTCGGGGTGCTTCTCGGCGACTTCCTCGATGTCGATTCCGCCCATGTCCGAGAACAGCAGCACGGGCTTTTTCGCGCGCCCGTCCCAGGTGACGCTCGCGAAGAACTCCTTCGCGACGGGCGACTTCTCCTCCACGAGCACGCAGCGCGCTCTCTCGCCCTTCACGATGATGGGCAGCACGTGCTCGTACTTCGCGGCGGCCTGCTCGGGCGTGTCGGCGAACTGCACCGCGCCCGCCTTCATGCGCCCGCCGGAGAGCACCTGGCTCTTCACGACGACGGGGCCGGCGATCTCCTTCGCGGCAGCGCTCGCTTCAGCCGCGCTGTTCACCACCTTGCCACGGCCGAGCGGCATGCCGCGCTTGCGGAACAGCGCCTTCGACTCGTACTCGTAAAAACGCATCGCTCACCTTCGCGTGAAGGCGCGGCACGGTATGGAGTACGACGGAGCAGGGCAACCCGAGCGCGCGCTCGCAAGCCGAGCCGTTACCCTGCGCGCCCCTCTTCAACCCCTGGAGCCCGCATGCCGTCCGTCGCCGCGTACTCGATCTCTTCCGCCGCCGTCGCTGCCGAGAAGGCGCGCGTAGGCGGCGACCCCGCGAAGGTCGACGTGTCGCGCGTGCTGGCACTCGACACGCTCGAGCTGCGGCCCATCGGGGCGAACGACGTGCACGTGCGCGTGCTAGCGGTCTCGGCGGAGCACAACATCGATCACGCGACGACGGCGGACACGATCAACATCGCCGAAGTGCGCGGCGGGAAGATGATCCCCGGCAACTCGATGACCGGCGAAGTGCTCGCGGTCGGCGCGAACGTGAAGAAGTTCAAGGCCGGCGACATCGTCATCACGCACTGCAACGGCGGCGGCGACGACTACGGGTTCCCGCTGCGGATCTTCGGCTACGACGCCGAGGACTCCGTGGGCTGGTACGCGAAGGAAGCGGTCGTCGGCGAGTGGCAGCTGATCCACGCGCCGCTCAGCTGCGGCCTCTCGCTCTGGGAGATCGCAGCGATGCCGCTGCGCGCGCCGACCGCGTACCACATGTGGCGCCGCGCGCTCGGCATCTACCGCCTCAAGGTGCCGTACGAACGCCGCGCGCTGGTGAACGTGCTCGGCTTCGGCGGCGGCGTGTCGGAGCTGTTCCTCCAGCTCGCGAAGAGCGAGGGCCATAGCGCGTTCTTCTGCTCGGGCAGCCCCGAGCGCCGAGCCGCGCTCGAGAAGCAGGGCATCGTCGGCATCGACCAGAAGAAGTTCGATCGCTTCAAGTCGAAGGACGGCGTGAAGGCGTTTACCGCCGAGTGCCGCAAGCTCACGAACGGCGAACAGATGCACATCGTGTGCGACATGCTGCGCGGCCCAGTCTTCGCCGCGGGCCTCGCCGTCGCTGCGCGCCAGGGCGTGAACGTCTCGTCCGGATGGCAGCTCTCGCAAGTCGTCGATTACAACTCGACCTTAATGAGCGTGAAGCAGGTGACGATCGACCACACGCACTACGAGACGGTCGAGGGCTGCGCCGCTGCGACCGCGCTCTACGGCAAGGTGTTCAAGCCGACCGTGCACAAAGAGATCTACGCCTGGAAGGATCTCCCGCGCGCGCACCAGGAGATGCACCTCAACACGCAGACGGGGATCCCGATCGTGCGGGTCGCGGATGACCTGCCGGAGAGCGTGAAGCGGATCGCGTAGGGCCGCGGGCTCCCGGGCGTGCGCAAGCTACGCTGTGTGTATGAAACGCACGAATCTTGTGCTTCGCGAAGATCTGCTGGAAGAGGCGACGCGGCTGTCGGGTGAGAAGACCTACTCACGCGCCGTGGAGAAGGCCCTCGAGGAGTTCGTAAAGCGCGCGAAGGCGCGGCGCATTCTCGAACTCCGCGGCTCGGGACTTTGGGAGGGGGACCTCGGCGAGATGCGCAGGGATCGCCGCCCCACGAGGCGTCGCCGCGCGTGATCCTCGTCGACACCTCGGTCTGGGTGGATGTCTTCCGCCGCTTTCGTCCCCTCGATCTCGACGCAGTCATCGACATCGGCGAAGTCGTGACCTGCCTGCCCGTCATCCAAGAGGTCCTGCAGGGCTTTCGGGACGAACGAGCGTTCCGGACGGCGCGTGAGTCCATGTTGGCTCTGCCGTGCATCGAGTCGCCGGTCCGCGAATCGGTCGTGCTCGAGGCAGTGGGCCTCTACCGCTCGGCCCGGCGCTCGGGCTTGACGATTCGGTCCTCGACCGACTGCCTGATCGCCGCGTGCGCGATTCGGCACGACCTCGAGGTACTGCACCGCGACCGCGACTTCTCAGCGATCGCGCAGGTTGCCCCGCTACGCCATCGCAGCGTGTAGCGCCTACGCGTAGTGGCTTCTTCGCTTCACCACGATCTCGCGATCCAGCTCGAAGATCTGCACGCGCTCCGTGCTCTGCTTCGCCTTCGGCTTGTAGCCGAACAGGCGCGTCGAGATCACGCCGAGATCGGGGCGGCCTGTCAGGTCGCGCTTGCCGAGGATCTCCGTCGCCGCGAACACCGTGTCGCCCGCGAACAGCGGCGCGGTGTGCTTGCCCGTCGTGTAGGTGAGGTCGCCGAGCGCGTTGTCGGCGACGTCGGGGCAGGAGAGGCCGAGGCAGAGCACGAACGGGATGCCGCCGAAGATGATCAGCTGGCCGCCGACGTACTGCTCGGGGTTCAGGTCGATCATGTGCTGGTTGCAGTGCACCTGGCTCGTGTTGTCGAGAATCGCGGTCAGGTGGATGTGCTCGCTCGTCATGGTGCGGCCGCGCGAGTGCTCGATGCGCGTGCCGGGCTCGAAGTCTTCGTAATAAGTGTCGGCGTTCGAGAGGTGCGCGAGCGCCTTGTAGTCGCGCTTTGCGTCGTACGGCGGCAGCCATAGCTCGCACGCGACTTCGTCCGCCGCGATCTCGCCCTCGTTCGCCTTCGCCGCGTCGTTGCTCTTGTACACCTGGACCTTGCGCTGCCAGGTCATCACCACGGCCTCGCCCGGGGCGCCGACGTTCTTGCGCGCCGTGCTCTGCACGTGCACCACGCCGAGGTTCGGGCGCGACGCGCTCGTCTTGATGCCGAGCACCTTGGTCGTGACCTCGAGCGTGTCGCCCACGTACACCGGCGCGCCGAAGCGCATGTCGATGTACTCGAGGTTCGCGCGCGCGTTCTCGCTCACGTCCTCGACCGTCTGTGAGAAGGCGACCAGCATCGCGAGGCCCGGCGGCACGACGAGCCCGTCGAAGCCGTGCGCGCGCGCGTAGCGGGCGTTCTTCGCGAGCGGCGAGGTCGTCATCGCGAACTCGGTGAACGTGGTGAACAAGCCCTCGGTCACGGTCTTGCCGAGCTTGTGGCGGAAGACCTGCCCCGGCCGGAAGTCTTCGAGGAAGTTCCCGGTCTTCTTGTGGATGACGCGAGGCGCGGACATTCGGTGGCTCCAGTGCGCGATGGGGCGCGCATTCTCGCGAGGCCGAGTCGCGCGCGCGAGGTCGGAAGTGGCCCGGAAGGTGACGAAGATCGCCTCGAACTTTCGCGCCGAGCCCTTATCCTGCGCGCCCCATGATCGTTTTCGTTCCGCGTGAGACGGCCGCATCCGAAAACCGCGTCGCGATCGCGCCCGACGGCGCGAAGGCGCTCGTCAAGCTCGGGCTCGACGTGCGCATCGAGCCCGGCGCCGGCGTCGCCGCGGGCTTCGACGACGCCGCGTACGTGGCCGCTGGCGCGAAGCTCGAGCCCGGTGCGCTCGCCGCCGCCGACCTCGTGCTGAAGGTGCAGGCGCCGAGCGACTCCGAGATCGCGCGGCTCAAGAGCGGTGCGGCTCTGGTCGCGCTGATGCGGCCCCTCGACGACCCGCAGCGCGCCGCGGCGCTCGCCAAGCGCGGTGTCACCACCTTCGCGCTCGAGCTGATCCCGCGCATCACCCGCGCGCAGTCGATGGACGTGCTCTCGTCGCAGGCCACGATCGCGGGCTATCGCGCGGTGCTGCTCGCGGCGCTGCGCATGCCGAAGCTGTTCCCGATGATGGTCACCGCCGCCGGCACGATCACCTCGGCGCGCGTGTTCGTGATCGGCGCCGGTGTCGCCGGCCTGCAGGCGATCGCGACGGCGAAGCGCCTCGGTGGCGTGGTCGAGGCGTACGACACGCGCGCGGCGGCGGCGGAGCAGATCGAGTCGCTCGGCGCGCGCTTCGTGAAGCTCGAGCTCGACGCCGGCGACGCGCAGGACGCGGGCGGCTACGCGAAGGCGCAGAGCGAGGAGTTCTACGCGAAGCAGCGCGCGCTGATGGCCGCGACCGCGGCGAAGAGCGACGTCGTGATCACGACCGCGCTCGTGCCCGGCCAGCGCGCGCCGCTGCTGATCGACGAAGCGGGGGTGCGCGGCATGAAGCGCGGCGCCGTCGTCGTGGACCTCGCGGCCGCGAACGGTGGCAACGTGGCGCTCACGAATCCCGGCGGCGAGCGCGACGTGGACGGCGTGCTGTTGTTAGGACCGCTGAACCTGCCCGCGGAGGTTCCCGGCGACGCCAGCCGCCTCTTCAGCCGCAACGTCGTCACGCTCGTCACGCACCTCGTGAAGGACGCCAAGCTCGCGCTCGATCTCGCTGACGAGATCACGCGCGGCACGCTGCTCACGCACGCCGGTGAGATCACCCAAGCTCTCGTGAAGGAGCGCGCCGGCGCTTAGCCGCGCGCGAAGGAGGCACCGTGTCGATTCGCTCGCTTCTGCTGGTGTCGCTCGCGGCCCTGGCGCTCGCGTGTTCGAACGATGAGCCGCGACCCGAGCAGCAGGCTTCGAACGAGGCAGCCCCCGCGAGCGCCGAAGGCGACGCCGACCCCGCGGCAGAAGCGAGCAAGCCCGGCGCGCCCGACGGCTCTCCCTTCAGCGTCACGCACAACACCGAGGGCTCGGGCGCGATGCCGACCGCTCTCGACCGCGTGCGCGTGCACTACGAGGGCCGGCTCGCCGACGGCACGATCTTCGACAGCTCGATCGCCCGGAACGAGCCGGCGACGTTCCAGCTGAGCGGCGTGATCCCGTGCTGGACCGAGGGCGTGGCGCAGATGAAGGAGGGCGGAAAGGCCACGCTCGTTTGTCCGCCCGACAAGGCGTATGGCGAAGCCGGCGTGCCCGGCGTGATCCCCGCCAACGCGACGCTCACCTTCGAGGTGGAGCTGCTCGGCGTCGAATCGCAGCAGGCGCCCGCGGCGCTGCAGTGAAGACGCGCGAGGACGCGTTCGGCCACTGGGCAGCGCCCGAGCGCGGCCCGAGCCCCGGCGTCGTCGTCATTCCCGACGTGTGGGGCGTGTCCGATCTCTATCGGCGCGTAGCGGCGAGGCTGGTCGAAGCAGGCTTCGCCGTGCTCGTCGTCGACCAGTACCGCTACACGGGACGCGAGGGCCTCACGCCCGCGACCGCGCTGCCGTTTATCGCGCAGCTCACCGACTCCGCCGTGCTGCGCGCGGTGCAGGAAGGCATCGACGCGCTCGCGGCGAGCTCGGATGTCGCGAGCCGCAAGGTCGGCCTGATCGGCTTCTGCATGGGCGGGCAGTACGCGCTGCTCGCTGCGTGCGAGTGCCGCGGCCTGTCCGCTTGCGCGCCGTTCTATGGGATGGTGCGCTACGAGGCTGGCCTCGATCGCGCGAAGAAGCCGCGCCAGCCGCTGGACGCGCTCGCGACGCTCTCGTGCCCCGTGCTTGGGCTCTACGGCGCCGAGGACGCGCTGATTCCCCTCGCCGATGTCGAGGAGCTGAAGCGCCGTCTCGCGCAGACGAAGCACGCGAGCGCCGTGCACATCTACCCAGGCGCCGGGCACGCATTCCTGAACGACACGCGCCCCGACGCCTACCGCCCCGAAGCCGCCGCAGACGCGTGGTCGAA
This genomic stretch from Deltaproteobacteria bacterium harbors:
- a CDS encoding VOC family protein, translated to MLTALDHFVIAVRDLTSAQRSYARLLGRAATWRGEHPALGTENALFRLENTYLELLAPAAGAGRWLGDWLDASGEGVFALAFATPDAEAFRAHAQARGLAPSALQPGLGRDSDSGAFRKWRNVLLDRAATHGLQLFAIEHLSPPDLLPLSPATDENAGATTDSVDHLVIATPDAERAKSLYGEALGIRLGLDKEFPWGARQQFFRLGHFTLEVVSSLKPDAPRTGPDRPAGVAYRVADAPAAHARLSEAGFDLTPCKPGRKPGTFVFTVKSGTCGVPTLMIQPSVSERRPG
- the nadA gene encoding quinolinate synthase NadA; this translates as MSAAPQLVRPEFPADLEGAIRALKRERNAVLLAHYYQECEIQDLADFVGDSLALAQAATRVERDVIVFCGVHFMAETAKILNPTRKVVVPDLEAGCSLADGCPPRDLAAFKAQHPGAKLLSYINCSAEVKAMSDLICTSSNAVAMARHFDGQKLILAPDRHLAKWMGEQLGRDDLIVWPGACIVHEQFSAKELAALKVKHADAEVLAHPECESAVLAQADFVASTTGIIKRAVESRATTLIIATEDGVFHEIEKQLAAAGKKKTLIQAPGIDESCSCNRCPFMRLNTLEKLYLCLRDLAPEVTVPEDLRVKALAPIELMLKLSRNLAPQPKPAGRA
- a CDS encoding energy transducer TonB, translating into MKAIRRPPPRYPQEAQLAGISGWVKLRFTVAADGTTRDVQVVLAEPPGVFDAAAIEAAQRFFYSPRTENGVAVDRPNVETEITFTWIDRGGALVIDPRRPASR
- a CDS encoding fibronectin type III domain-containing protein; protein product: MLRATTCNTVAVLVLVLASASARAAELVVEWAPLAVAVESYQVERRVDDPSESFRLIARVSGDATRFSDRSVRLGVRYCYRVRGVRAERMSPPSPELCSVATEPAREPEPAPEEAAPLVPPLDT
- a CDS encoding ferredoxin family protein codes for the protein MPGLFIDVQVDASVAKDAALAKKLADVCAVDIFDQNADGTLKIVADNLDECVLCDLCIQAAPAGAVRVIKLYEN
- a CDS encoding CoA-binding protein; the encoded protein is MSILITKDTTFIIQGITGREAVNLTRENLAYGAKIIGGVTPGRAGRDIYGVPVYDTVREIVAKHGQPDGSIVSVPPRFTRDAVFEALENGIKLVVVVTENIPRKEVAQMVELAALRGARIIGPNCLGMISPGEAKMGGVGGPAANTRQAYKNGPIGVMSRSGGMTTEIASTLTAAGLGQSTCVSIGGDAIVGTTYAELMPLFEADAETKAIAIYSEPGGRMEAELAEWVTRNKSRLPIVAFMAGRFMDEMKGMRFGHAGTIVEGKEDTTAEKIARMEAAGISVAERIEEIPALIRKRLAAKGVTL
- a CDS encoding acetate--CoA ligase family protein — protein: MRFYEYESKALFRKRGMPLGRGKVVNSAAEASAAAKEIAGPVVVKSQVLSGGRMKAGAVQFADTPEQAAAKYEHVLPIIVKGERARCVLVEEKSPVAKEFFASVTWDGRAKKPVLLFSDMGGIDIEEVAEKHPEHLSRTHFSSILPISERVAKEAISAVGVTGDDLNALIPIVYKLMQLFLDFDLTLAEINPLAKLTNGKFIVLDGHVDMEAEARGAHKPLLAELGIGDDETRLARPPTKFELDGARVNAADHRGVAGNVVEFDGNLGLIIGAGGGSLTLFDAVRKHGGKPANYCEIGGNPSVGKAKNLTKLILSKPGVEKIAVMMNVVSNTRVDIVARGVIKGCLEAGKKPSDVIAIFRIPGSWEEEGFKILKKYGVDFCDRSVSMYEAAGRAVAKMKA
- a CDS encoding type II toxin-antitoxin system VapB family antitoxin, with the protein product MCMKRTNLVLREDLLEEATRLSGEKTYSRAVEKALEEFVKRAKARRILELRGSGLWEGDLGEMRRDRRPTRRRRA
- a CDS encoding PIN domain-containing protein, with the translated sequence MILVDTSVWVDVFRRFRPLDLDAVIDIGEVVTCLPVIQEVLQGFRDERAFRTARESMLALPCIESPVRESVVLEAVGLYRSARRSGLTIRSSTDCLIAACAIRHDLEVLHRDRDFSAIAQVAPLRHRSV
- a CDS encoding MaoC family dehydratase, which gives rise to MSAPRVIHKKTGNFLEDFRPGQVFRHKLGKTVTEGLFTTFTEFAMTTSPLAKNARYARAHGFDGLVVPPGLAMLVAFSQTVEDVSENARANLEYIDMRFGAPVYVGDTLEVTTKVLGIKTSASRPNLGVVHVQSTARKNVGAPGEAVVMTWQRKVQVYKSNDAAKANEGEIAADEVACELWLPPYDAKRDYKALAHLSNADTYYEDFEPGTRIEHSRGRTMTSEHIHLTAILDNTSQVHCNQHMIDLNPEQYVGGQLIIFGGIPFVLCLGLSCPDVADNALGDLTYTTGKHTAPLFAGDTVFAATEILGKRDLTGRPDLGVISTRLFGYKPKAKQSTERVQIFELDREIVVKRRSHYA